Proteins from one Bacteroidota bacterium genomic window:
- the nfo gene encoding deoxyribonuclease IV produces the protein MKQQSLLLGAHMSIAGGVHTSVDRAISIGCTALQVFTKNNNQWNGKPFTEEDITQYKKKISAAGIAPVVSHDSYLINLCATNPDILKKSREAFIDELERCEQLGIQLLNFHPGSHLGLGDEEGIKGICESLNIAHDATKGFKVKSVLEATAGQGTNVGYKFEHLRAIIDGVAHPERMAICIDTCHIFAAGYDISTEKGYEETFILFDEIVGLDRLVAFHINDSKKGLGSHVDRHEHIGKGAIGLTGFRLLMNDDRFAHIPKILETPKSNDLHEDVENMTLLKSLLKD, from the coding sequence ATGAAACAACAATCTCTGCTCTTAGGAGCCCATATGTCAATCGCCGGAGGCGTACATACGTCTGTTGACCGTGCAATTTCGATTGGCTGCACCGCATTGCAGGTGTTTACAAAAAACAATAATCAGTGGAATGGAAAACCGTTCACGGAAGAAGATATTACGCAGTATAAAAAGAAAATTTCTGCGGCCGGTATTGCACCAGTGGTCTCACACGATTCCTATCTGATTAATCTGTGTGCAACCAATCCAGACATTCTAAAAAAATCTCGCGAAGCATTCATCGATGAACTGGAGCGATGCGAACAGTTAGGAATACAATTATTGAATTTTCATCCCGGTTCTCACCTTGGACTCGGAGATGAAGAGGGGATAAAAGGGATCTGCGAAAGTTTGAATATTGCTCACGATGCAACGAAAGGTTTTAAAGTAAAAAGTGTTTTGGAAGCAACTGCGGGGCAGGGGACTAATGTCGGTTATAAGTTCGAGCATCTTCGCGCAATCATTGACGGGGTTGCTCATCCCGAACGAATGGCTATTTGCATCGACACCTGTCACATCTTTGCAGCTGGATACGACATCTCAACTGAAAAAGGATATGAAGAAACATTCATTCTGTTTGACGAGATTGTGGGGTTGGATCGGCTTGTTGCATTTCACATCAATGATTCAAAGAAAGGACTCGGCTCACACGTTGATCGCCACGAGCACATTGGCAAAGGCGCCATCGGACTGACAGGATTTCGATTATTGATGAATGATGATCGGTTTGCCCACATTCCAAAGATTTTGGAGACACCAAAGAGCAACGATCTGCATGAAGATGTGGAGAATATGACTCTGTTGAAGAGTTTGTTGAAAGATTGA
- a CDS encoding glycerol-3-phosphate dehydrogenase/oxidase: MISRIQSEKEWDLCIIGGGATGLGIAVDAASRGLSTLLVEKHDFAKGTSSRSTKLVHGGVRYLRQGNIPLVKEALKERGLLLQNAPHLVKKQSFVIPNYTWWETPFYGVGLKAYDWLAGDLGFGNTQMLSIEETLQCAPTLQTDGLQGGVLYYDGQFDDARLAIHLAMTAAEHGAVLVNYMSVEQLLKVNGKICGVAITDYIEQRSYEVKAKMVINATGVFADSILKMDNVNAQSIVTLSQGIHVVVDREFLPSATAIMIPHTDDNRVLFAVPWHNKTIIGTTDTLIETVSAEPVALNDEVDFVMHHIGKYLTKKPLQHDIRSIFAGLRPLVKEEAESTAALSREHHISISDSNLVSVVGGKWTTYRKMSEDVLHITLNHFGAEEKPCTTHHLKIHGWKIEVDFNTPLYYYGYDEKLIHTLITVDPTLRKIIHPSLPFVKAEFIWAVRNEMCMTVEDALSRRTRALLLDAKAAIESAPVVAALLADEMQKDEQWIQRQVEEFTSVAKQYLPKQSF, translated from the coding sequence ATGATCTCCCGGATTCAATCCGAGAAAGAGTGGGATCTCTGTATCATCGGCGGAGGGGCGACAGGTTTAGGCATTGCGGTTGATGCAGCATCACGCGGATTGTCGACGCTGCTGGTAGAGAAACATGATTTTGCCAAAGGAACATCATCGCGCAGCACTAAACTGGTGCATGGCGGCGTCCGGTATCTTCGTCAAGGAAATATTCCATTAGTAAAAGAAGCGTTAAAAGAACGTGGTTTGCTGCTGCAGAATGCTCCTCACCTGGTCAAAAAACAATCGTTCGTTATTCCGAATTATACCTGGTGGGAAACTCCATTTTACGGTGTGGGACTGAAAGCATATGACTGGCTTGCGGGAGATTTGGGATTCGGAAACACGCAAATGTTGTCGATTGAAGAAACGCTCCAATGTGCACCAACATTACAAACAGATGGATTGCAAGGGGGCGTTCTTTATTATGATGGACAATTCGACGATGCACGGTTGGCAATTCATCTTGCAATGACTGCCGCAGAACATGGCGCTGTTCTTGTCAACTATATGAGCGTTGAACAGCTATTGAAAGTGAACGGGAAAATCTGCGGCGTAGCAATTACTGACTACATTGAACAGAGATCTTATGAAGTAAAGGCAAAAATGGTGATTAATGCGACGGGTGTATTTGCCGATTCCATTTTAAAAATGGACAATGTCAATGCTCAATCTATTGTTACACTCAGTCAGGGAATTCACGTCGTTGTTGATCGAGAATTCCTCCCTTCCGCCACCGCTATCATGATTCCGCACACCGATGATAACCGTGTCCTCTTTGCTGTTCCATGGCATAATAAAACAATTATTGGTACAACCGACACCCTTATTGAAACTGTTTCTGCGGAACCTGTAGCATTGAACGACGAAGTTGATTTCGTCATGCACCACATCGGAAAATATTTGACAAAAAAACCGCTGCAGCATGATATCCGCAGTATTTTTGCTGGTTTACGTCCTCTTGTCAAAGAGGAGGCAGAATCAACAGCAGCGTTATCACGGGAACATCATATTTCTATTTCGGATTCCAATCTCGTGAGCGTGGTCGGTGGAAAGTGGACAACGTATAGAAAAATGTCCGAAGATGTTCTGCATATTACTTTAAATCATTTCGGTGCTGAGGAAAAACCGTGCACCACACATCACTTAAAAATTCATGGCTGGAAGATTGAAGTTGATTTTAACACGCCGCTCTATTATTATGGCTACGATGAAAAATTGATTCACACATTAATAACGGTTGATCCGACTCTGAGAAAAATAATTCATCCTTCGTTACCATTTGTAAAGGCAGAGTTTATCTGGGCGGTACGAAACGAGATGTGCATGACGGTGGAAGATGCGTTGAGCCGAAGGACACGGGCGTTGCTGCTTGATGCAAAAGCGGCAATTGAATCCGCTCCGGTTGTAGCAGCGCTGCTGGCTGATGAAATGCAGAAGGATGAACAATGGATCCAGCGACAAGTTGAAGAATTTACGAGTGTCGCAAAACAGTATCTTCCCAAACAATCATTTTGA
- a CDS encoding MIP/aquaporin family protein, with product MTPFLGEFIGTALLIILGDGVVANVVLNKTKGNGGGWIVITFGWAMGVFVGVYSVAAVSGAHINPAVTIALAFAQKVSWNIVPMYILAQMLGAMFGAFLVWLSYKQHFDATENKDLQLAVFCTGPAIRNPFYNFLTEVIGTFVLVSGVLHIVAPQSSLGALDALPVALLVLGIGLSLGGPTGYAINPARDLGPRIMHFILPIANKRDSDWGYAWIPVIAPIIGALLAVVVFQMM from the coding sequence ATGACACCCTTTCTTGGAGAATTTATCGGCACGGCGCTTCTTATTATTTTAGGAGACGGCGTTGTAGCAAATGTTGTACTGAACAAAACTAAAGGAAACGGCGGCGGATGGATCGTCATCACCTTTGGATGGGCAATGGGAGTGTTTGTCGGTGTATATTCCGTTGCCGCGGTTAGCGGTGCACATATTAATCCTGCCGTCACTATTGCGCTCGCATTCGCTCAAAAAGTATCTTGGAATATAGTTCCGATGTATATACTAGCGCAAATGCTGGGCGCAATGTTTGGCGCATTTTTGGTTTGGCTTTCTTACAAGCAGCATTTTGATGCAACAGAAAATAAAGACCTACAATTGGCAGTCTTTTGTACTGGTCCAGCAATTCGAAATCCGTTTTATAATTTTTTAACAGAAGTTATCGGAACGTTTGTGCTGGTATCTGGTGTGCTGCATATTGTTGCTCCGCAAAGCAGTTTGGGTGCGTTGGATGCTCTCCCTGTAGCGTTATTAGTGCTTGGCATCGGATTATCACTTGGCGGTCCAACTGGATATGCTATTAATCCGGCAAGAGATTTAGGTCCGCGCATTATGCATTTTATATTGCCGATTGCCAACAAACGGGACAGCGATTGGGGATATGCGTGGATACCGGTGATCGCTCCGATTATTGGTGCGTTACTTGCTGTAGTAGTATTTCAAATGATGTAA